A single window of Thermoplasmata archaeon DNA harbors:
- a CDS encoding aldehyde dehydrogenase family protein translates to EDAVAIANSVKYGLSSSIYTNDLLWAFRAMQDLEAGITYVNAPTIGAEVQLPFGGTKETGPTDTREAGTTALEEFTYWKTIYVDYSGRLQKAQIDTAKLVGG, encoded by the coding sequence GAAGACGCCGTCGCGATCGCGAATTCCGTGAAGTACGGCCTCAGCTCGTCCATCTACACGAACGATTTGCTCTGGGCGTTCCGGGCCATGCAGGATCTCGAGGCGGGGATTACCTACGTGAACGCGCCCACGATTGGCGCGGAGGTTCAGCTGCCTTTCGGCGGGACGAAAGAGACGGGGCCCACAGACACCCGGGAGGCGGGCACGACGGCCCTGGAGGAATTCACGTACTGGAAGACGATCTACGTGGACTACTCGGGTCGGCTGCAGAAGGCCCAGATCGACACCGCCAAGCTGGTGGGCGGGTAG
- a CDS encoding class II fumarate hydratase produces MTEYRVEKDFLGELKVPKTAYWGVQTQRAIENFPISGIRFGRRFIYSLGLIKMASAQTNMELGLLDSKIGKAIVQASQEVMDGKLDEQFPLDIYQTGSGTSTNMNANEVIANRANEILGTALGEKGAVHPNDHVNMGQSSNDVIPTAIHVAAVIAIDQDLLPALRELEESLARKAKEFDPIVKSGRTHLMDATPIRLGQEFSGYQSQIDHGIRRVTASRASLTELAIGGTAVGTGINSHPDFPGRVVEKIGGATNAKFRVAENHFEAQMAQDSLVEASGAIRTVAVSMLKIANDLRWLSSGPHTGLREINLPAVQPGSSIMPGKVNPVIPEAVMQVAVTAIGNDATVTIANTHSNLDLCTMMPVMSHRLQQNIELLSNVARVFAHKCIDGITANVDLLLKYAESSPAISTKLNPLIGYERAAEIAKEAGKTGKSVKQIAIEKGILKPEEAEKVLDPKHLTAPSKDLLGSGGG; encoded by the coding sequence ATGACGGAGTATCGAGTCGAGAAGGACTTCCTCGGGGAACTCAAGGTCCCTAAGACCGCGTACTGGGGCGTCCAGACGCAACGCGCGATTGAGAACTTCCCGATCAGCGGGATCCGCTTCGGCCGGCGGTTCATCTACTCCCTGGGCCTCATCAAGATGGCTTCCGCCCAGACGAACATGGAGCTGGGGCTGCTGGACTCCAAGATCGGCAAGGCGATCGTCCAAGCGTCCCAGGAGGTCATGGACGGGAAGCTCGACGAGCAGTTCCCCCTCGACATCTACCAGACCGGGAGCGGCACGTCGACGAACATGAACGCGAACGAGGTCATCGCGAACCGCGCGAACGAGATCCTGGGCACCGCGCTCGGCGAGAAGGGGGCCGTCCATCCGAACGACCACGTGAACATGGGCCAGTCGTCGAACGACGTGATCCCGACCGCGATCCACGTAGCCGCGGTCATCGCCATCGACCAGGACCTGCTGCCCGCCCTCCGGGAACTCGAGGAGAGCCTGGCGCGCAAAGCGAAGGAGTTCGATCCCATTGTCAAGTCGGGCCGCACGCACCTCATGGATGCCACGCCCATCCGCCTGGGCCAGGAGTTCTCCGGCTACCAGTCCCAGATCGACCACGGCATCCGCCGCGTGACCGCGTCGCGGGCGTCCCTCACGGAGCTCGCGATCGGCGGGACCGCCGTGGGCACGGGGATCAACAGCCATCCCGACTTCCCCGGACGCGTGGTCGAGAAGATCGGCGGCGCGACGAACGCGAAGTTCCGGGTCGCGGAGAACCATTTCGAGGCCCAGATGGCCCAAGACTCCCTCGTGGAGGCGAGCGGCGCGATCCGTACGGTCGCGGTCTCCATGCTCAAGATCGCGAACGACCTACGCTGGCTCTCGTCGGGCCCGCATACGGGACTCCGGGAAATCAACCTCCCCGCGGTCCAACCGGGTTCGTCGATCATGCCCGGAAAGGTGAACCCCGTGATCCCCGAGGCGGTCATGCAGGTCGCGGTCACCGCGATCGGGAATGACGCAACGGTGACCATCGCGAACACGCACTCGAACCTGGACCTGTGCACGATGATGCCGGTCATGTCCCACCGGCTCCAGCAGAACATCGAGCTCCTGTCCAACGTGGCCAGGGTGTTCGCGCACAAGTGCATCGACGGCATCACCGCGAACGTGGACCTCCTGCTCAAGTACGCGGAGTCGAGCCCGGCCATTTCGACGAAGCTCAACCCGCTGATCGGGTACGAGAGGGCCGCGGAGATCGCGAAGGAAGCGGGCAAGACGGGCAAGTCGGTCAAGCAGATCGCGATCGAGAAGGGGATCCTGAAGCCCGAGGAGGCGGAGAAGGTCCTCGACCCGAAGCACCTGACCGCGCCAAGCAAGGACCTCCTCGGCAGCGGCGGCGGCTGA